CTACCAGTGTGGAGAATGCACTGCCGGATGCCCGGTAGCCTTCACTGCTGATATTATGCCGAATCAAGTTACTCGAATGGTTCAGGTTGGGCTAGAAGAACCTGTCCTCAGGTCTAGGATGATATGGCTTTGCGTTGGTTGTGAGACTTGCACAACGCGCTGTCCGCGCGGGATTGAGCTTGCAAAAGTAATGGACGCTCTGCGCGAGACAGCAGTTGCAAGGAAAATCAAACCCAGCGAGCCATCTATCAGCACATTCCACAAAACCTTCCTGGACTCCGTAGAGCGCATGGGCAGGGTGCACGAGATTACTATGCTCGCTGAATACAAGTTAAGGAGCGGAAAACTGTTTTCGGACTTACTTCTTGGCGCACGGATGTTCCTAAAAGGAAAATTGGCACTTATCCCAGAGTTCCTGAAAGGACGAAGTGATATAAAGAAGATATTCAACAAAACTTTTGGAAAATAAGCTTATTTTCGACTGCTTAATACTTTTATAGCAGCAGGAGTATTATAAAGATGAGATATGCGTATTACCCGGGCTGTTCGCTGCATTCGACTGCAAGAGATTATAATCTCTCGACCCTAGCTGTATGCAAGCAGCTCGGAATAGAGTTAGTAGAAATACCAGATTGGAACTGTTGTGGTGCAACTTCGGCACATGCCCTAAACCGCGATTTAAGCATTGCACTACCCCTTCGCAACTTAGCAATCGCCGAGACAATGGGCCTCGATGTAATTGCACCATGTGCAGCATGTTTCAACCGAATGAAATCCTCAAACGTCGCAGTCAACGAAAATCCAGAGCTCCTAGCACGAATGAGCGACTTAATCGGGATGCCATACTCGGGCAAAATAAAAGTCCTTCCACTTTTGGCTGTCATTAACGAAATCGGCACCGAAACCATCCGCGAACACGTAAAGCGTCCGTTGGAGAATCTAAAGGTTGCACCATACTATGGTTGTCTTTTAGTTAGGCCGCCAGAAACGACGGAATTTGATGACCCAGAAGACCCACAGTCGCTCGACAATCTAATTACTGCCCTGGGAGCTGAAGTGGTAAATTGGCCCTATAAGACAGAGTGTTGTGGCGCAGGCCTTTCGATCTCAAAGACTGAGGTTGTCTTGAAGCTAACGCATGATATCCTCTCAATGGCAAAGCGCGCAGGGGCAAATTGTCTGGCGACAGCATGCCCTCTCTGCCAGTCGAACCTAGACCTTCGGCAGTCTGACGTGGAGAAAGCATATGGCGAGAAATACGGGCTTCCTGCGTTCTACTTCACGCAGTTAATGGGGATAGCATTCGGGCTTCCTGGTGCATCGCTCGGCTTAGACAAGTTAATGGTTAGCCCCGAGCAAGTTCTGACCACCGGTGTGAGAGGTTAAAATGGCACGAGTAGGAGTTTTCGTCTGCTGGTGTGGATCAAACATAGCTAAGACAGTAGATGTGGAGAAGGTAGCCGAAGCAGCGTCGAAGATGCACTCGGTTGTCTACGCCACACATTACAAATATATGTGCTCAGAACCAGGCCAAAACCTAATCAAAGAAGCAATCAAGGAGCACAGGCTTGATAAAGTTGTTGTCGCATCATGTTCGCCACGGCTTCACGAGCCAACATTTCAGCGGTGTATAAGCGAGGCAGGGTTAAACCCATATATGCTAGAAATGGCGAACATCCGCGAGCAATGCTCATGGGTGCACGACGACAAGGAGGCCGCTACTAAAAAAGCGATTGACCTTACAGCCATGGCTGTAGCGAAGGCGGCGAGAAACGAACCGCTCTTCGAGCAAAAAATTCCAATCACAAAGCACGCCCTCGTTATCGGTGGAGGAGTAGCAGGCATTCAAGCGGCGCTTGACATTGCTGATGCCGGGCACAAGGTTACGCTCGTTGAGCGGACGCCGAGCATAGGCGGTCGTATGGCGCAGTACGACAAGACGTTCCCTACGCTCGACTGCGCCGCTTGCATACTGACGCCCAAAATGGTTGACTGTGCATCCCATCCAAATATCAGAATCCTTACTTACTCGGAAATCGAAGAGGTCTCAGGCTTTGTCGGCAATTTTGAAGTTAAAATCCGAAAAAGAGCACGAAGCGTAGACATGACAAAATGCACTGGATGCGGCATCTGCTACGAAAAGTGTCCAGTTAAGCTTCCCTCTGAGTTCGACGAAGGGCTCGGACAGAGACGAGCGATATACGTCCCATTCCCGCAGGCAGTGCCGAATGTACCGGTCATTGACCGCGAGAAGTGCCGCTGGTTTACCGAGGGTAAGTGCAGGGCATGCGAGAAGCTCTGCCCTTCCGGCGCCATCGCCTATGACCAACAAGATGAAATAATTACCGAGAAATTTGGCGCAATCGTAGTTGCTACCGGCTTCAAACTATGGGACCACTCTGCCTACGGAAACTACGGCTATGGGAAGTACCCGGATGTCATTTCAAGCCTTCAATTTGAACGGTTGATTAACGCATCAGGCCCGACAGAAGGCAAGCTAGTTAGGCCGTCTGACCACAAAGCACCAGAAAAAGTAGTTTTTCTTTCCTGCGTTGGTTCGCGCGACGATGAGCACGGTTACCCATACTGCTCAAAAGTCTGTTGCATGTACAACGCAAAGCATGCTCTCCTTCTGAAAGAAAAGTATCCCAACGCCCAAGCATACGTTTTCTACATGGATATCCGCGCTAATGGCAAAGGATACGAAGAGTTTGTTCGTCGAGCAATCGAAAAATATGGAGCAACCTATATTCGGGGCCGCGTTTCAAGAATATTTGAAACTGGCGACGGAAAGCTAATCGTCCGCGGGGCAGACACACTGCTTGGCAAGCCAGTTGAAATTGAAGCCGACCTCGTAGTTCTTGCTGCGGCAATGGAGCCGCAGTTAGATGCAAAAGAACTTGCACGAAAACTTGGCATCTCAACTGACGAGTACAACTGGTTCAGCGAGGCACATCCAAAGCTTCGCCCCGTCGAAGTCTTGACATCCGGTATATTCTTGGCGGGCGCATGCCAGTACCCTAAGGACATCCCAGACTCCGTAGCACAAGCCTCAGGAGCCGCCTCGAAAGTAATAGGGCTTTTCTCAAAGGATTACCTCCTGTCAGAGCCAACAGTGGCCGAAGTTAACGAGGACACATGCGTAGGCTGCCTAATTTGCAAGGAAGTCTGCCCATTTAATGCCATCGAACCCAAGACAATCTACGATAAACAGGGCAACCCGCTAAAGGTCGTCGCTTCTGTAAACGAAGGCCTTTGCCACGGATGCGGGACGTGTGTGGCAGCTTGCCGGTCGGCATCGCTCCAGCTGAGAGGATTCAAGGACAACCAGTTACTAGCAGAGGTAGACGCTCTAGCATATATAGAAGAGTAAATCAGGATTTGGGCTGTGGCGCTGAAATTTCGGATGAATCGTGGGGGACAAGTTAAGTGACGACAGAAGTGAAAACCAACAACCTCAAAGCTGAGGAAACACAACAAGAAAAGGAAATATGGGAGCCGCGAATAATCGGTTTCTTGTGCAATTGGTGTACATACGCC
This Armatimonadota bacterium DNA region includes the following protein-coding sequences:
- a CDS encoding CoB--CoM heterodisulfide reductase iron-sulfur subunit B family protein, with translation MRYAYYPGCSLHSTARDYNLSTLAVCKQLGIELVEIPDWNCCGATSAHALNRDLSIALPLRNLAIAETMGLDVIAPCAACFNRMKSSNVAVNENPELLARMSDLIGMPYSGKIKVLPLLAVINEIGTETIREHVKRPLENLKVAPYYGCLLVRPPETTEFDDPEDPQSLDNLITALGAEVVNWPYKTECCGAGLSISKTEVVLKLTHDILSMAKRAGANCLATACPLCQSNLDLRQSDVEKAYGEKYGLPAFYFTQLMGIAFGLPGASLGLDKLMVSPEQVLTTGVRG
- a CDS encoding CoB--CoM heterodisulfide reductase iron-sulfur subunit A family protein, whose translation is MARVGVFVCWCGSNIAKTVDVEKVAEAASKMHSVVYATHYKYMCSEPGQNLIKEAIKEHRLDKVVVASCSPRLHEPTFQRCISEAGLNPYMLEMANIREQCSWVHDDKEAATKKAIDLTAMAVAKAARNEPLFEQKIPITKHALVIGGGVAGIQAALDIADAGHKVTLVERTPSIGGRMAQYDKTFPTLDCAACILTPKMVDCASHPNIRILTYSEIEEVSGFVGNFEVKIRKRARSVDMTKCTGCGICYEKCPVKLPSEFDEGLGQRRAIYVPFPQAVPNVPVIDREKCRWFTEGKCRACEKLCPSGAIAYDQQDEIITEKFGAIVVATGFKLWDHSAYGNYGYGKYPDVISSLQFERLINASGPTEGKLVRPSDHKAPEKVVFLSCVGSRDDEHGYPYCSKVCCMYNAKHALLLKEKYPNAQAYVFYMDIRANGKGYEEFVRRAIEKYGATYIRGRVSRIFETGDGKLIVRGADTLLGKPVEIEADLVVLAAAMEPQLDAKELARKLGISTDEYNWFSEAHPKLRPVEVLTSGIFLAGACQYPKDIPDSVAQASGAASKVIGLFSKDYLLSEPTVAEVNEDTCVGCLICKEVCPFNAIEPKTIYDKQGNPLKVVASVNEGLCHGCGTCVAACRSASLQLRGFKDNQLLAEVDALAYIEE
- a CDS encoding 4Fe-4S dicluster domain-containing protein produces the protein MQAIAEDRIRLTGEKKFCDEITALSGQPVISCYQCGECTAGCPVAFTADIMPNQVTRMVQVGLEEPVLRSRMIWLCVGCETCTTRCPRGIELAKVMDALRETAVARKIKPSEPSISTFHKTFLDSVERMGRVHEITMLAEYKLRSGKLFSDLLLGARMFLKGKLALIPEFLKGRSDIKKIFNKTFGK